The proteins below are encoded in one region of Peptoniphilus sp. GNH:
- the miaB gene encoding tRNA (N6-isopentenyl adenosine(37)-C2)-methylthiotransferase MiaB encodes MDKLSKNTLQFIEDMKNINKNFEKNKGRKKTATIITHGCQMNEHDSEKINAILQDMDYLIVNDMENSDLVLLNTCSVRHSAEDKVYGQLGHLKAIKRSKPDMIIGVCGCMMQRKESRDYVLEKFENVDLIFGTNNIYRLPELLLHNIEYSELALNIEDNPGRDEFVRANRLYKHKAFVNIMYGCNNFCTYCIVPYTRGRETSRRPEDIVEEIEQLVKNGVKEVMLLGQNVNSYGKNLEEKISFADLLRRINAIEGLERIRFMTSHPKDISDELLECYRDCDKLCKFLHLPVQAGSNKVLKEMNRHYSREDYLKKIEKAREICPNISLSTDIMVGFPGESEEDFEDTLDLVKRVGYDMSFTFLYSIREGTPAANRLEQIDQEEKQKRFERLLDTLYPIALEKNKKLIGSTQKVLVENISKNNESRVSGRTDGFKLVNFEGDKSLIGQIVDVEITSANTFSLEGRVK; translated from the coding sequence ATGGACAAATTAAGTAAAAATACTCTTCAATTTATTGAAGATATGAAAAATATAAATAAAAATTTCGAAAAAAATAAAGGCAGAAAAAAGACGGCAACAATAATAACACATGGATGTCAGATGAATGAGCATGACTCTGAGAAAATAAATGCAATTTTGCAGGATATGGACTATCTAATTGTAAATGATATGGAAAATTCCGACTTGGTACTTTTAAATACTTGCTCTGTAAGGCATTCCGCCGAGGATAAAGTTTATGGTCAACTCGGACATTTAAAAGCCATAAAGAGGTCTAAGCCAGATATGATAATTGGAGTATGTGGCTGCATGATGCAGAGAAAGGAATCCAGAGACTATGTTCTTGAAAAGTTTGAAAATGTGGATTTGATTTTTGGCACAAATAATATATATAGATTGCCTGAACTCTTGCTCCATAATATAGAATATAGTGAGCTAGCTTTAAACATTGAAGATAACCCCGGCAGGGATGAGTTTGTGCGAGCTAATAGGCTCTATAAGCACAAGGCGTTTGTAAATATAATGTATGGTTGCAACAATTTTTGCACCTACTGCATAGTCCCTTATACTAGGGGAAGGGAAACTTCAAGAAGACCCGAAGATATAGTAGAAGAGATTGAACAATTAGTAAAAAATGGTGTCAAAGAAGTGATGCTTTTAGGACAAAATGTCAATTCTTATGGCAAAAATTTAGAAGAAAAAATATCTTTTGCAGATCTTCTTAGAAGAATAAATGCCATAGAAGGACTTGAGAGAATAAGATTTATGACATCTCATCCCAAGGATATATCGGATGAACTTCTTGAATGTTATAGAGATTGTGACAAGCTTTGTAAATTTTTGCACTTGCCTGTCCAAGCTGGTTCTAACAAGGTCTTAAAAGAGATGAATAGACATTATAGCAGGGAGGATTATCTCAAAAAAATTGAAAAGGCTCGTGAAATCTGCCCAAATATTTCCTTGTCTACTGACATAATGGTGGGGTTTCCAGGAGAGAGCGAAGAGGATTTTGAGGACACTTTGGATTTGGTTAAAAGAGTTGGATATGATATGAGCTTTACATTTTTATATTCTATTAGAGAAGGTACACCAGCTGCAAATAGACTTGAACAAATAGATCAGGAAGAAAAACAAAAAAGGTTTGAAAGACTCTTGGATACCTTATATCCAATTGCTCTTGAAAAAAATAAAAAGCTAATTGGAAGTACACAAAAGGTGCTAGTTGAAAATATTTCAAAAAATAATGAATCCAGAGTATCTGGAAGGACTGATGGATTTAAACTTGTAAATTTTGAAGGAGACAAATCGCTTATTGGACAAATTGTGGATGTGGAAATCACATCTGCTAACACTTTTTCTTTGGAAGGAAGAGTAAAATGA
- the mutS gene encoding DNA mismatch repair protein MutS: MNNVDFENLTPMLKQYLETKNEYKGAILFFRLGDFYEMFFDDALLASKELDLTLTQRAAGGMNKAPMCGVPYHVANQYISRLVEKGYKVAICDQLEDPKEAEGIVKRGVTRVVTPGTFTDTDFLEKAKNNYLLSIFAKENYMSLAYVDYTTGELFYREDSFLDKNMLTSDILSTLAKLEPSEFIVNEEFADKLKSIGHGNFNLYLSNETVDWFKIKDFLNSDFLEDVRSKRLEKSLSLYQLLIYLFKTQKRGLNHINRINMVNKKAVMGIDESAIRNLEIFESLASGKRKGSLLDSIDFCNNSMGKRALRRFLEEPLQEKAAIEERLDFVEILVHDPLYKDRLRAILKDIYDIERLSTKISEKSLNPRDLINLKQSLLLTEDIRSLLNERQDACIKKLRNYVNLEEIKNLIDRAIVDEPSLNTEERFIKRGYDPEFDEIYEAATRGSDFIIELEEREKQKTGIPKLRVRYNKILGYFIEVTKSYLDQIPNDYIRKQTLVGSERYFTLELKSMESKILAAKGQVLEKQKEILDFIGSRVLEKLADIQDLARKIARLDALTSLGQLAFLRNYTRPKINSKNNLIIKDGRHPSVEVMMDEEFIPNDVIFSENSLIKIITGPNMAGKSTYMRMCAIITIMAHIGSFVPASRADICIVDKIFTRIGASDNLGKGESTFMVEMKEVAKITREATPKSLLILDEVGRGTSTSDGLAIAWALTEYIDKYLKCKTLFATHYHELADIEKKLSFVENLHLSVKEIDGKLVFLRKILKGSSDNSYGIEVADLAGVSKILTSRAYEILEQIDNKDVKIQTKQKNFKQESIFEKERLDFIDNIRKINIDDLTPLMGLNLLSKLKEVADKL, from the coding sequence ATGAATAATGTAGATTTTGAGAATCTGACTCCAATGCTCAAGCAGTATTTGGAAACTAAAAATGAATATAAGGGGGCCATATTATTTTTTAGGCTGGGAGATTTTTATGAGATGTTTTTTGACGATGCACTATTGGCATCGAAAGAACTTGATCTGACCTTGACTCAAAGAGCTGCTGGGGGTATGAACAAGGCGCCCATGTGCGGTGTGCCTTATCATGTTGCCAATCAGTATATAAGTAGACTTGTTGAGAAGGGTTACAAGGTTGCTATATGTGATCAATTAGAAGATCCTAAAGAAGCAGAGGGAATTGTAAAACGAGGTGTCACAAGGGTTGTAACGCCGGGCACCTTTACTGATACTGATTTTTTAGAAAAGGCCAAGAATAATTACCTGCTTTCTATATTTGCAAAAGAAAACTATATGTCCCTAGCTTATGTAGACTACACAACTGGAGAGCTTTTTTATAGAGAAGATAGTTTTTTAGATAAAAATATGTTAACAAGCGATATTTTGTCTACTTTGGCAAAGCTAGAACCAAGTGAATTTATAGTTAATGAAGAATTTGCAGATAAACTCAAATCAATCGGTCATGGGAATTTTAATCTTTATCTAAGTAATGAAACAGTAGATTGGTTTAAAATTAAAGATTTTTTAAATAGCGATTTTTTAGAAGATGTGAGGTCAAAAAGACTTGAAAAGTCTTTAAGCCTATACCAACTTCTGATTTATCTTTTCAAGACCCAAAAAAGAGGATTAAATCACATAAATCGCATAAATATGGTCAATAAAAAAGCAGTTATGGGAATTGATGAATCCGCTATAAGAAATTTGGAGATTTTCGAGTCTCTAGCAAGTGGAAAGAGAAAGGGGTCTCTTTTGGACTCCATTGATTTTTGCAATAACTCCATGGGCAAGAGGGCTCTTAGGAGATTTTTAGAAGAGCCACTTCAAGAAAAAGCTGCCATAGAAGAAAGGCTTGATTTCGTAGAAATCTTGGTTCATGATCCTCTCTACAAGGACAGGCTTAGAGCTATTTTAAAGGATATATATGACATAGAAAGACTTTCAACAAAAATTTCTGAAAAGTCATTGAATCCAAGAGATTTAATAAATTTGAAGCAATCCCTACTTTTAACTGAAGATATAAGAAGTCTTTTAAACGAAAGACAAGATGCTTGCATTAAAAAACTAAGAAACTATGTAAATCTTGAAGAAATAAAAAATCTTATTGATAGAGCTATTGTCGATGAACCGAGCCTTAACACGGAAGAGAGATTTATAAAAAGGGGATATGACCCTGAGTTTGACGAAATATATGAGGCTGCAACTAGGGGATCGGATTTTATAATAGAGCTAGAAGAAAGAGAAAAACAAAAGACGGGAATACCCAAGTTAAGGGTTAGATATAATAAGATTTTGGGCTACTTTATAGAAGTGACCAAGTCTTATCTTGATCAAATCCCAAATGACTATATAAGAAAACAAACCTTGGTGGGTTCGGAACGATATTTTACTCTTGAACTAAAGTCAATGGAATCTAAAATCTTAGCGGCCAAAGGTCAAGTTTTGGAAAAGCAGAAAGAAATTTTAGATTTTATAGGAAGTAGGGTTTTGGAAAAGCTTGCAGATATTCAAGACTTGGCACGAAAAATTGCCAGACTAGATGCTTTGACTTCTCTGGGTCAGCTGGCATTTTTAAGAAATTATACAAGGCCCAAGATAAATAGTAAAAACAACTTAATAATAAAAGACGGCAGGCATCCTAGTGTTGAAGTCATGATGGATGAGGAATTTATACCTAACGATGTAATTTTTTCTGAAAATTCCCTTATAAAAATCATAACTGGCCCCAATATGGCCGGTAAATCTACTTATATGAGAATGTGTGCAATAATTACAATAATGGCTCATATAGGTTCTTTTGTGCCTGCGTCAAGGGCTGACATCTGTATAGTTGATAAAATTTTTACCAGAATAGGTGCTTCAGACAATCTCGGCAAAGGAGAATCGACCTTTATGGTTGAGATGAAAGAAGTCGCCAAGATAACAAGAGAAGCTACACCAAAATCTCTTTTGATTTTAGATGAAGTTGGAAGAGGCACTTCTACAAGTGATGGCTTGGCGATAGCTTGGGCACTTACAGAATATATTGACAAGTATTTAAAGTGTAAAACTTTGTTTGCAACCCATTACCACGAGTTGGCAGATATAGAAAAAAAACTGTCGTTTGTGGAAAATCTCCATCTTTCTGTAAAAGAGATAGATGGCAAGCTAGTTTTTTTGAGAAAAATATTAAAGGGTTCTTCGGATAATTCTTATGGCATAGAGGTTGCAGATTTAGCAGGCGTTTCTAAGATTTTGACATCAAGAGCCTATGAAATTCTCGAACAAATAGACAATAAAGACGTAAAAATCCAAACTAAGCAAAAAAATTTCAAGCAGGAAAGCATATTTGAAAAGGAAAGACTGGATTTTATAGATAATATAAGGAAGATAAATATAGATGATTTGACCCCACTTATGGGCTTAAATCTTTTGAGTAAACTCAAGGAAGTAGCGGATAAATTATGA
- a CDS encoding excisionase family DNA-binding protein, protein MENIISNEAINEKLDYLINLVASPEKEIFDMYESADYLRISYSSLIREVNKGNIRYKILGNKRLFKKEWLDDWMEV, encoded by the coding sequence ATGGAAAATATAATTTCAAATGAAGCAATAAACGAAAAGCTGGACTACTTAATAAATTTAGTAGCTAGCCCAGAAAAAGAAATCTTTGATATGTATGAGTCGGCTGATTATTTAAGAATCAGCTACTCATCGTTGATAAGAGAAGTTAATAAGGGAAACATTAGGTACAAAATTTTAGGTAATAAAAGACTATTCAAAAAAGAATGGCTTGATGACTGGATGGAGGTATAA
- the mutL gene encoding DNA mismatch repair endonuclease MutL: MRKIHLLDKATISKIAAGEIIEDPASVVKELLENAIDAKATTITIEIRGNIGDYIKISDNGTGISREDIDYAILHHSTSKLNSQEDIYSIHTLGFRGEALASICHVSKMQIITRTEQDESAMRVFVEEGSIVKREETAGEIGTSILVKNLFYNTPVRKKYLKSDTREFGKILDLVNKISLGTKDISIRLNRDGKNILMKNANLSPINRIYTVLGREIAENLIPISYETENYTLEGFISNNKLFRSTRSNQYIFINGRSVRNIEIAKEIEKAYHTLIPLSRYPVFILDIKLDPILVDVNIHPKKNEVKLSNESGILGSIYPHVARVLNPKRDIASFIEEKEEIKPLTVFEIYDEKNIDKNTENFSETKIDFEKTPYEGIINSDRDYNYFSKVAENEKSYDYTLNDAYKDFEEVESENPSQRKFEKIQGSNFVGILFKTYILMENVADDIVYLIDQHAAHERVLFEKFRESFENEKVASQLLLMPQTLELNPKEMSAVMSNMNFLKRLGFELEDFGSDKILIRQVPIVFDSPARANFIRDIIENLDEIETSYDSNLYKIMKKACKAAVKAGDTLSEREVFSLLGLLKECEVPFTCPHGRPTVIELSRNDLEKMFLRQI, from the coding sequence ATGAGAAAGATTCACCTTTTAGACAAGGCAACAATTTCAAAAATAGCAGCTGGCGAGATAATAGAAGACCCTGCATCTGTTGTAAAAGAACTTCTTGAGAATGCGATTGATGCAAAGGCTACAACGATTACTATCGAAATTAGGGGAAACATTGGAGATTATATAAAGATATCTGACAATGGAACAGGAATTTCGAGAGAGGACATAGATTATGCCATTTTACATCACTCCACATCGAAATTAAATTCTCAAGAAGATATTTACTCAATTCATACACTTGGGTTTAGGGGAGAAGCCTTGGCATCCATATGTCATGTTTCAAAAATGCAGATTATAACCAGAACAGAGCAAGATGAAAGTGCAATGAGAGTTTTTGTAGAAGAGGGCAGCATTGTAAAGCGAGAAGAAACAGCAGGAGAGATTGGTACTAGTATTCTGGTAAAAAATTTATTCTACAATACACCTGTTCGAAAAAAGTATTTAAAATCAGATACTAGAGAATTTGGGAAAATTTTAGATTTGGTAAACAAGATAAGCCTTGGGACCAAGGACATAAGCATCAGATTGAATAGAGATGGAAAAAATATCTTGATGAAAAATGCAAACCTAAGCCCAATAAATAGAATATACACAGTCTTGGGAAGGGAGATAGCAGAAAATCTCATCCCGATTTCTTATGAAACAGAAAATTATACTCTAGAAGGATTTATATCAAACAATAAGTTATTCAGGTCTACAAGGAGTAATCAATATATTTTCATAAATGGTAGAAGTGTTAGAAATATTGAAATTGCAAAAGAAATTGAAAAAGCCTACCATACTTTGATTCCTCTTAGCAGATACCCTGTATTTATTTTGGATATAAAGCTAGATCCGATTTTAGTAGATGTAAATATTCATCCCAAGAAAAATGAGGTAAAGCTATCAAATGAAAGTGGCATTTTAGGTTCTATATATCCTCATGTAGCAAGAGTTTTAAACCCAAAAAGAGACATAGCAAGTTTTATAGAAGAAAAAGAAGAAATAAAACCTCTAACTGTATTTGAAATTTATGATGAAAAAAATATAGATAAAAACACTGAGAATTTTTCAGAAACAAAAATTGATTTCGAGAAAACTCCATATGAAGGCATAATAAATTCAGATAGAGATTACAATTACTTTTCAAAAGTGGCTGAAAATGAAAAAAGTTATGACTACACCTTGAACGATGCTTATAAAGATTTTGAAGAAGTTGAAAGTGAAAATCCTAGTCAAAGAAAATTTGAAAAGATTCAAGGCTCAAATTTTGTCGGCATCCTTTTTAAAACTTATATTTTAATGGAGAATGTGGCTGATGATATAGTTTACTTAATAGATCAACATGCAGCTCATGAAAGAGTTCTTTTTGAAAAATTCAGAGAGAGTTTTGAAAACGAAAAAGTAGCCTCTCAGCTTTTGCTCATGCCCCAAACTTTAGAACTAAATCCCAAAGAAATGTCGGCTGTCATGTCTAATATGAATTTTTTGAAAAGATTGGGATTTGAACTTGAGGATTTTGGCTCAGATAAGATTTTGATAAGACAAGTTCCAATAGTATTTGACAGTCCGGCAAGGGCTAATTTCATAAGAGACATAATTGAAAATTTGGACGAAATAGAAACGTCCTATGACTCAAATTTGTATAAAATCATGAAAAAAGCATGTAAGGCGGCGGTTAAAGCTGGAGATACTCTATCAGAAAGAGAAGTATTTTCCCTTCTTGGCCTTTTAAAAGAGTGTGAGGTGCCATTTACTTGCCCCCATGGCAGACCGACAGTTATAGAACTCTCAAGAAATGATTTAGAAAAGATGTTTTTGAGGCAGATATGA
- the miaA gene encoding tRNA (adenosine(37)-N6)-dimethylallyltransferase MiaA, giving the protein MIDFIILTGPTGVGKTKISVEIAKNYKGEIISADSMQIYKKLDIGTAKIRKEEMEGITHHMLDLVEPGQYFSVKDFRRIAKEKIEEIKKKNKLPIIVGGTGLYINSLIKPFDFGMTGPVREFRLEMEEIYKKDGLAEIFKLLEKKDPKKAKTIDKNNKNRLIRALEIATYKKEIEKVEIPDYKYIFLGLNRPRPQLYERINKRVDLMMEEGLLNEVINLKNEGLEENIRQVKAIGYVEMLDYLAGEISIEEAIEKIKQHSRNYAKRQITWFKRENIRWFFSEEPQCLKDILEYIGEKIERI; this is encoded by the coding sequence ATGATTGACTTTATAATATTAACAGGACCTACTGGAGTTGGAAAAACAAAGATATCAGTGGAAATTGCCAAAAATTACAAGGGGGAAATAATATCTGCAGATTCTATGCAAATATATAAAAAATTGGATATAGGAACTGCAAAAATAAGAAAAGAAGAAATGGAAGGTATAACCCACCATATGCTCGATCTTGTAGAGCCGGGGCAATATTTTTCTGTTAAAGATTTTAGAAGAATTGCAAAAGAGAAAATCGAAGAAATAAAAAAGAAAAATAAACTCCCTATAATAGTGGGTGGGACAGGTCTATATATAAATTCTCTAATTAAACCATTTGATTTTGGCATGACAGGGCCTGTTAGGGAATTTAGACTAGAGATGGAAGAAATATATAAAAAAGATGGTTTGGCAGAAATATTTAAGTTGCTTGAAAAAAAAGACCCCAAAAAGGCAAAAACAATTGATAAAAACAATAAAAATAGACTTATAAGGGCATTGGAGATTGCAACTTACAAAAAAGAAATAGAAAAAGTAGAAATTCCAGATTACAAATATATTTTTTTGGGACTTAATAGACCAAGACCTCAACTCTATGAAAGAATAAATAAGAGAGTAGATCTCATGATGGAGGAGGGACTTCTTAATGAAGTCATAAATCTTAAAAATGAGGGTTTGGAAGAAAATATAAGACAAGTAAAGGCAATAGGATATGTTGAGATGCTTGATTATCTTGCAGGCGAGATAAGCATTGAAGAGGCCATAGAAAAGATAAAACAGCACTCTAGAAATTATGCCAAAAGGCAAATCACATGGTTTAAGAGAGAGAATATAAGATGGTTTTTTTCAGAAGAGCCTCAATGTCTTAAAGATATTTTAGAATATATAGGAGAAAAGATTGAAAGAATATAA
- a CDS encoding helix-turn-helix domain-containing protein: MNENERLALLRKKLNLTLEKFGERIGVTGSAIGNIEKGRRALTDQVIKSVSREFNVNENWLRYGEDKMFDKSKNSHLSELAKQYALDDMGIKVVEAFLELSPEKREAIIEYVRSIAENFKNRSEEDIIRERIDREVEAYRRELELEIKSGRKLSRLDDLSEVTKNKKNMLDR, translated from the coding sequence ATGAACGAAAATGAAAGACTTGCACTTCTCAGAAAAAAATTAAATCTTACACTAGAAAAATTTGGAGAACGAATAGGAGTAACTGGAAGTGCAATAGGAAATATAGAAAAAGGAAGACGTGCTTTAACAGATCAAGTTATTAAATCCGTTTCTCGTGAGTTCAATGTAAATGAAAATTGGTTACGCTATGGAGAGGATAAAATGTTTGACAAAAGTAAGAATTCTCACTTATCAGAACTTGCCAAACAATATGCCTTAGACGATATGGGAATTAAAGTTGTTGAAGCTTTTTTAGAATTAAGCCCAGAAAAAAGAGAAGCAATAATAGAATATGTTCGATCAATTGCAGAAAATTTTAAAAATAGATCTGAAGAAGATATTATAAGAGAAAGAATTGATAGAGAGGTTGAAGCTTATAGACGAGAACTAGAGCTTGAAATTAAATCAGGAAGAAAATTATCTCGCTTAGATGATTTATCAGAAGTAACAAAAAATAAAAAAAATATGCTAGATAGATAA
- a CDS encoding methionine gamma-lyase family protein, with the protein MKEYKNLLKESYGIKDNVIDFVSKCESELIKEFREIEEISQYNQVKILNAMQEEKLQATDFNWTTGYGYGDEGREKTERIYRRVFKTEDALVRQSIVSGTHAISLALAACLKSKDHMLAISGRPYDTLLKVIGIKGNERGSLMDNGIEYSEIDLKDNLIDVEAVKKSIRKNTKLLHIQRSIGYGSRRALLVSEIGDAIKEIRKFAPNVIIFVDNCYGEFTDIIEPSEVGADIMAGSLIKNPGGGLALSGGYVVGRKDLINACANRLTAPGIGKECGLSYGQTRRNLQGFFMAPQIVENSIKTVLLFAKAFNKLGFETMPKLNSKRSDIVLAIKFNEKDKMVNFCRSLQEASPVDSHFIPCLWDMPGYSEQVIMAAGDFIEGSSIELSADGPDREPYYAYLQGGLTYMHGRFALEKVLEGMKLL; encoded by the coding sequence TTGAAAGAATATAAGAATCTACTAAAAGAGTCTTACGGAATAAAAGATAATGTAATTGACTTTGTTTCAAAATGCGAAAGTGAATTGATTAAAGAGTTTAGAGAAATTGAAGAAATCAGCCAGTATAATCAAGTTAAAATACTAAATGCTATGCAGGAAGAAAAATTACAAGCAACAGATTTCAACTGGACAACTGGTTATGGATATGGAGATGAGGGCAGGGAAAAGACGGAAAGAATATATCGAAGAGTCTTTAAAACTGAAGATGCCCTTGTTAGACAGTCCATAGTTTCAGGAACTCACGCCATATCCCTAGCTTTGGCAGCATGCCTAAAGTCTAAAGACCACATGTTGGCAATTTCTGGAAGACCCTATGATACACTCTTAAAAGTAATAGGCATCAAGGGCAATGAAAGAGGGTCCTTGATGGACAATGGAATAGAATATAGTGAAATTGACTTAAAAGACAACCTGATAGATGTAGAAGCTGTAAAAAAATCAATAAGAAAAAATACCAAGCTTCTTCACATACAAAGGTCGATTGGCTATGGCTCCAGAAGAGCTCTTTTGGTATCGGAAATAGGCGATGCCATAAAAGAGATTAGAAAATTTGCTCCAAATGTAATTATTTTTGTAGACAATTGTTATGGAGAATTTACAGATATAATCGAACCAAGTGAAGTCGGAGCAGATATAATGGCAGGTTCGCTTATAAAAAATCCAGGAGGAGGCTTGGCACTTTCTGGTGGATATGTAGTCGGTAGAAAAGATTTAATAAATGCTTGCGCAAATAGACTTACAGCACCTGGGATAGGCAAAGAATGTGGACTAAGCTATGGTCAAACCAGAAGAAATTTGCAAGGATTTTTTATGGCACCACAAATTGTTGAAAACTCCATAAAAACAGTCCTCTTATTTGCCAAGGCCTTCAACAAACTCGGATTTGAAACAATGCCCAAGCTAAATAGCAAAAGATCAGATATAGTTTTGGCAATAAAATTTAATGAAAAAGATAAGATGGTAAACTTTTGCAGGAGCCTTCAAGAGGCATCACCGGTAGATTCTCACTTCATACCCTGCCTTTGGGACATGCCTGGATACTCAGAACAAGTTATAATGGCAGCAGGGGATTTCATAGAAGGTTCAAGCATAGAACTTTCAGCGGATGGGCCAGATAGAGAACCATATTATGCTTATCTGCAAGGAGGACTTACTTATATGCATGGAAGATTTGCCCTCGAAAAAGTTTTAGAAGGCATGAAACTTTTATAA